The following are encoded together in the Streptomyces sp. NBC_01465 genome:
- a CDS encoding SGNH/GDSL hydrolase family protein → MKLSRFAAYVSSFVLAAVFALTGAGVAHAAQQADSTDYVALGDSYSSGVGAGSYDSASGSCKRSTVAYPALWAAAHSPASFAFAACSGARTGDVLSGQLGSLNSSTDLVSITIGGNDAGFSDVMTTCVTSSDATCVNRVNQARSYVDTTLPGRLDQVYSAISARAPAAHVAVLGYPRFYKIGGSCIAGLSDTKRAAINGAADYLNAATAKRAADHGFSFGDVTGTFTGHEICSSNSWLHSLNWLDIGISYHPTAAGQSGGYLPVLNSTD, encoded by the coding sequence ATGAAACTGTCCCGATTCGCGGCATACGTCTCGTCGTTCGTCCTTGCCGCCGTCTTCGCCCTCACCGGGGCGGGCGTGGCACATGCCGCTCAACAGGCCGACTCCACCGACTACGTGGCGCTCGGGGACTCGTACTCCTCGGGTGTCGGCGCAGGCAGCTACGACAGCGCCAGTGGTTCCTGCAAGCGCTCCACCGTGGCCTACCCGGCCCTGTGGGCCGCCGCCCATTCACCCGCCTCGTTCGCGTTCGCCGCTTGCTCGGGCGCCCGTACGGGTGATGTTCTCTCCGGCCAGCTCGGCTCGCTCAACTCCTCCACCGACCTCGTCTCGATCACCATCGGCGGCAATGACGCCGGCTTCTCCGACGTCATGACCACCTGCGTCACCTCCTCGGACGCCACCTGCGTCAACCGCGTCAACCAGGCGCGCAGTTACGTCGACACGACCCTCCCGGGCCGGCTCGACCAGGTGTACTCGGCGATCAGCGCCAGAGCCCCCGCGGCGCACGTCGCCGTCCTCGGATACCCGCGCTTCTACAAGATCGGCGGCAGCTGCATCGCCGGTCTGAGCGACACCAAGCGTGCCGCGATCAACGGCGCGGCCGACTACCTCAACGCGGCGACCGCAAAGAGGGCGGCCGACCACGGCTTCTCCTTCGGTGATGTCACCGGGACCTTCACCGGCCACGAGATCTGCTCGTCGAACTCCTGGCTGCACAGCCTCAACTGGCTCGACATCGGCATCTCCTACCACCCGACCGCCGCAGGGCAGTCGGGCGGCTACCTGCCCGTCCTCAACTCGACGGACTAG
- a CDS encoding polysaccharide deacetylase family protein, translating into MNGPVPILMYHAVGHRPAKAAYGLSVSPEAFGEQMELLAERGFTPLTTAQLAGAWRSSGALPPRPVLITFDDGYEGVHRHALPVLAQHGFASTLFVSTGWLRGRHDVGGALDTMLDWDQVRELAAAGTEIGGHTHSHPQMDQLSGEQVWFETLRCRQIIADELGAEPVSFAYPYGYSSRSVRRTVREAGFAQALAVGNALAVRRQGPYALERVTVRRSTGAEEFERLVEGRGIARNFAGDRALTKGYALVRRVTSAGRKVTRSRV; encoded by the coding sequence ATGAACGGGCCCGTACCGATCCTGATGTACCACGCGGTCGGGCACCGCCCGGCGAAGGCGGCGTACGGGCTCTCGGTCTCCCCCGAGGCGTTCGGCGAGCAGATGGAGCTGCTCGCCGAACGCGGCTTCACCCCGCTCACCACGGCACAGCTCGCCGGTGCCTGGCGGTCGTCGGGAGCGCTCCCGCCCCGCCCGGTCCTCATCACCTTCGACGACGGTTACGAAGGCGTGCACCGGCACGCCCTCCCCGTCCTCGCCCAACACGGCTTCGCCTCCACCCTGTTCGTCTCGACGGGGTGGCTGCGCGGTCGTCACGACGTCGGCGGGGCCCTGGACACCATGCTCGACTGGGACCAGGTGCGCGAGCTCGCCGCCGCGGGGACGGAGATCGGCGGGCACACCCACAGCCATCCCCAGATGGACCAACTCAGCGGTGAACAGGTGTGGTTCGAGACGCTGCGGTGCCGCCAGATCATCGCCGACGAACTCGGCGCCGAGCCCGTCTCCTTCGCGTACCCCTACGGCTACTCCAGCCGCAGCGTGCGCCGCACCGTCCGCGAGGCGGGCTTCGCCCAGGCCCTCGCCGTCGGCAACGCGCTCGCGGTGCGCAGGCAGGGACCGTACGCCCTGGAGCGGGTCACCGTACGGCGCAGCACCGGTGCCGAGGAGTTCGAGCGGCTGGTCGAAGGCCGCGGCATCGCCCGCAACTTCGCCGGGGACCGTGCCCTGACCAAGGGGTACGCCCTGGTCCGCAGAGTCA
- a CDS encoding glycosyltransferase family 2 protein — translation MSSFLRPAVPGQDQLTESSGNGNSVETAVVRIPAQYKPVSSHLAIAPLVSVVIPAMNEAKNLPYVFKSLPDWIHEVVLVDGNSTDDTVKVARELRSDVVVVKQVGKGKGDALTSGFAACTGEIIVMVDADGSADGQEIVSYVSALVGGADFAKGSRFANGGGTDDMTPIRKFGNWALCTIVNRKFGARYTDLCYGYNAFWKHVLDDVVLDCTGFEIETLFNIRVVKAGLRVQEVPSYEYNRIHGVSNLSAVRDGIRVLKVILSEKATRRPKSRPQAIGLNSGRGETP, via the coding sequence ATGAGTTCATTTCTGCGCCCGGCAGTTCCGGGACAAGATCAGTTAACCGAGTCGTCGGGGAACGGGAATTCGGTCGAGACCGCTGTCGTTCGAATACCCGCACAGTACAAGCCGGTCTCCTCGCACCTCGCCATTGCACCTTTGGTGAGCGTCGTGATTCCCGCCATGAATGAGGCGAAGAATCTCCCGTACGTCTTCAAGTCCCTGCCCGACTGGATCCACGAAGTGGTCCTGGTGGACGGCAACTCCACCGACGACACCGTCAAGGTCGCCCGCGAACTGCGGTCCGACGTCGTGGTCGTCAAGCAGGTCGGCAAGGGCAAGGGAGACGCACTGACCAGCGGCTTCGCCGCCTGCACCGGCGAGATCATCGTGATGGTCGACGCGGACGGCTCCGCCGACGGCCAGGAGATCGTCAGCTACGTCTCGGCGCTCGTCGGCGGCGCGGACTTCGCCAAGGGCTCGCGCTTCGCCAACGGCGGCGGCACGGACGACATGACGCCGATCCGCAAGTTCGGCAACTGGGCGCTCTGCACCATCGTCAACCGCAAGTTCGGCGCCCGCTACACCGACCTCTGCTACGGCTACAACGCCTTCTGGAAGCACGTCCTGGACGACGTCGTCCTGGACTGCACCGGCTTCGAGATCGAGACGCTCTTCAACATCCGGGTCGTCAAGGCCGGGCTGCGCGTCCAGGAGGTGCCGAGCTACGAGTACAACCGGATCCACGGTGTCTCCAACCTCAGCGCCGTGCGCGACGGCATCCGGGTGCTCAAGGTCATCCTGAGCGAGAAGGCGACCCGGCGCCCGAAGAGCCGGCCGCAGGCGATCGGTCTCAACTCCGGGCGGGGAGAGACGCCTTGA
- a CDS encoding serine/threonine-protein kinase — protein sequence MTEVPDDQRVVAGRYRLLGQLGQGGMGVVWRARDEVLGREVAVKEVRAPGGLPTGDVRRLYDRLEREAWAAARITHRNVVTVYDVAAHDGRPWIVMELVRGLSLSDVLEADGPLPPQRAAHIGAEVLAALRSAHDAGVLHRDVKPGNVLIGNDGRVVLTDFGIAMVEGTSALTMTGELIGSPDYLAPERALGQAAGPASDLWALGVMLYATVEGSTPFRQDTPLSTLRAVVDEELPPPRRAGALAPVIEGLLRKNPADRISAAEADRMLREVAAGGTATAPTVAAVGPFGPTMTASTPPPYRPSPTPVPPPYPVTSASATGPTTPMTQTRPRRAGLVLAAGIAVLALAGGGIAWALLHDNGDSNKGQTGSSSSGGPATSAPNTGTATPSETPTSESSSPSTPAGGGGSTKSSRPAQSVQVYLQTVRGSYSGTCPPSEEQAPAFTAVFTVGRSPVTVEYRWVLANGGGSDPGWQHLQFAASEKSRQVNHTELKYEANGTVSDQIRVEVRSPVQVTSDPVHFSVTCKEETPTGGTSSSDGSASPSS from the coding sequence GTGACCGAAGTACCGGACGACCAACGGGTGGTGGCCGGCCGTTACCGGCTGCTGGGCCAACTGGGCCAAGGCGGGATGGGCGTCGTCTGGCGCGCCCGCGACGAGGTGCTCGGCCGCGAGGTCGCCGTCAAGGAGGTGCGCGCACCCGGCGGGCTGCCCACCGGTGACGTGCGCAGGCTCTACGACCGGCTGGAGCGCGAGGCCTGGGCCGCGGCCCGCATCACCCACCGCAATGTGGTGACGGTGTACGACGTGGCCGCGCACGACGGCCGCCCGTGGATCGTGATGGAGCTGGTGCGCGGGCTCTCGCTCTCCGACGTACTGGAGGCGGACGGTCCGCTGCCGCCGCAGCGCGCCGCGCACATCGGGGCCGAGGTGCTCGCCGCCCTGCGGAGCGCGCACGACGCGGGGGTCCTGCACCGTGACGTGAAGCCGGGCAATGTGCTGATCGGCAACGACGGGCGGGTGGTGCTGACCGACTTCGGCATCGCCATGGTCGAGGGCACCTCCGCGCTCACCATGACGGGCGAGCTGATCGGCTCCCCCGACTACCTCGCCCCTGAGCGGGCGCTGGGGCAGGCGGCGGGGCCCGCGTCGGACCTCTGGGCGCTGGGCGTGATGCTGTACGCGACAGTGGAGGGCAGTACGCCGTTCCGCCAGGACACCCCGCTCTCCACGCTCCGCGCGGTGGTCGACGAGGAGTTGCCGCCGCCGCGCAGGGCGGGCGCGCTGGCACCGGTGATCGAAGGGTTGCTGCGCAAGAACCCGGCTGACCGGATCAGTGCCGCGGAGGCGGACCGGATGCTGCGGGAGGTGGCCGCGGGAGGTACGGCGACGGCGCCCACGGTGGCCGCCGTCGGGCCGTTCGGCCCGACGATGACGGCGAGCACTCCCCCGCCGTACCGTCCCTCGCCGACCCCGGTCCCGCCGCCGTACCCCGTGACTTCCGCTTCCGCCACCGGTCCGACCACGCCGATGACGCAGACCCGGCCGCGGCGGGCGGGTCTGGTGCTGGCGGCCGGGATCGCCGTACTGGCGCTGGCGGGTGGCGGGATCGCCTGGGCGCTGCTGCACGACAACGGCGACAGCAACAAAGGCCAGACCGGCTCCTCCTCTTCCGGCGGGCCCGCGACGTCCGCGCCGAACACCGGCACCGCCACGCCCTCGGAGACACCGACCTCGGAGAGCAGCAGTCCAAGTACGCCGGCAGGCGGGGGCGGCAGCACGAAGAGCAGCCGGCCCGCGCAGTCGGTGCAGGTGTATCTCCAGACCGTGCGCGGGAGTTATTCGGGTACGTGCCCGCCGTCCGAGGAGCAGGCTCCGGCGTTCACGGCGGTCTTCACGGTCGGCCGTTCGCCGGTCACCGTCGAGTACCGCTGGGTCCTCGCGAACGGAGGGGGATCGGACCCGGGGTGGCAGCACCTGCAGTTCGCGGCCTCGGAGAAGTCCCGGCAGGTCAACCACACCGAGCTGAAGTACGAGGCGAACGGGACGGTCAGCGACCAGATCCGGGTGGAGGTCCGCTCTCCGGTCCAGGTGACGTCCGACCCGGTGCATTTCTCGGTGACGTGCAAGGAGGAGACCCCGACGGGCGGGACCTCCTCCTCGGACGGGAGCGCTAGTCCGTCGAGTTGA
- a CDS encoding glycosyltransferase family 2 protein, protein MSTTDLSVVICVYTEDRWEDILAAVDSVARQSLPALETLLVVDHNPALLVRLGQEYKEHAREGGVRVLANAGPRGLSAGRNTGIAAARGAIIAFLDDDAVAERDWLLHFAAGYDDPRVMAVGGRTMPAWASGRRPAWFPEEFDWVVGCTYRGLPPGKVRVRNVLGGNASFRREAFDAAGGFATGIGRDGDKRPLGCEETELCIRLAKAIPDAVLLIDDRAVIHHKVPLVRERFGYFRTRAYAEGLSKALVARSVGADKGLESERRYTTRVLPAGVVRGLRDFTLGRAGGAGRAGAIVTGVAVAAGGYVLGSLRARRGGATFTVAPIGVPAGEAEQEKTEREETEEAAA, encoded by the coding sequence TTGAGCACGACGGACTTATCCGTGGTGATCTGCGTGTACACCGAGGACCGCTGGGAGGACATCCTGGCGGCCGTCGACTCGGTGGCACGGCAGTCGCTGCCTGCGCTCGAGACGCTGCTGGTCGTCGATCACAATCCGGCGCTGCTCGTCAGACTCGGCCAGGAGTACAAGGAGCACGCGCGCGAGGGCGGGGTGCGGGTGCTCGCCAACGCGGGCCCCCGCGGCCTCTCCGCGGGCCGCAACACAGGCATCGCCGCCGCCCGCGGCGCGATCATCGCCTTCCTCGACGACGACGCGGTGGCCGAGCGCGACTGGCTGCTGCACTTCGCCGCCGGGTACGACGATCCGCGGGTGATGGCCGTCGGGGGGAGGACCATGCCGGCCTGGGCATCAGGGCGCAGGCCGGCATGGTTCCCGGAGGAGTTCGACTGGGTCGTCGGGTGTACGTACCGAGGACTGCCCCCGGGCAAGGTACGGGTGCGCAACGTGCTCGGCGGGAACGCCTCCTTCCGCAGGGAGGCCTTCGACGCCGCGGGCGGATTCGCCACCGGCATCGGCAGGGACGGCGACAAGCGGCCGCTGGGCTGCGAGGAGACCGAGCTCTGCATCCGTCTCGCGAAGGCGATCCCGGACGCGGTGCTGCTGATCGACGACCGTGCGGTCATCCACCACAAGGTGCCGCTCGTCCGGGAGCGGTTCGGGTACTTCAGGACCCGGGCCTACGCGGAAGGCCTCTCCAAGGCACTGGTCGCCCGAAGTGTGGGCGCGGACAAGGGACTTGAGTCCGAACGCCGCTACACCACCCGGGTGCTGCCCGCCGGTGTCGTGCGCGGGCTGCGCGACTTCACGCTCGGCCGCGCGGGGGGCGCGGGCCGGGCGGGCGCCATCGTGACGGGGGTCGCGGTGGCGGCCGGCGGCTACGTCCTCGGGTCGCTGCGTGCCCGCCGGGGCGGCGCCACCTTCACGGTCGCGCCCATCGGCGTACCAGCCGGGGAGGCGGAGCAGGAGAAGACAGAGCGGGAGGAGACAGAGGAGGCGGCCGCATGA